A genome region from Cognatishimia activa includes the following:
- the surE gene encoding 5'/3'-nucleotidase SurE, with protein MRILITNDDGIQAEGLSVMEDIAKELAGPDGEVWTVAPAFEQSGVAHCISYAHPTMITQFGERRFAVEGSPADCVLAGIYEVMKDGAPDLILSGVNKGNNSGENAAYSGTLGAALEGALQGIPAIGLSQFYGPDNAFLDNPFEASAQHGADIIRKILATNAESSNPYKLFFNVNFPPVPAVSVKGTKVVPQGRRAGTNFGVELQERPNRRKYLWVTGGDQRAPSHPETDVAVNLEGYISVTPMRADYTAHDMLDTFRGIE; from the coding sequence ATGCGCATTCTCATCACCAATGACGACGGGATTCAGGCCGAGGGTCTGTCGGTGATGGAAGACATCGCCAAAGAGCTCGCAGGCCCCGACGGAGAGGTCTGGACCGTCGCGCCAGCCTTTGAGCAATCCGGCGTCGCCCATTGCATCAGCTACGCCCATCCCACCATGATCACGCAATTTGGCGAACGCCGCTTTGCCGTTGAAGGCAGCCCCGCCGATTGCGTCCTTGCGGGGATCTATGAGGTCATGAAAGACGGCGCGCCGGATCTGATCTTGTCTGGCGTGAACAAGGGCAATAACTCGGGTGAGAACGCGGCCTATTCAGGCACATTGGGCGCGGCACTAGAAGGTGCTTTGCAGGGTATCCCCGCGATTGGTTTGTCTCAGTTCTACGGACCAGACAATGCGTTTCTGGACAATCCCTTTGAGGCTTCGGCCCAGCATGGGGCGGACATCATCCGCAAGATCCTTGCAACAAATGCTGAGTCTTCAAACCCTTACAAGCTTTTCTTCAACGTAAACTTCCCGCCAGTTCCCGCCGTTTCGGTCAAGGGCACCAAAGTCGTGCCACAGGGTCGTCGCGCGGGCACAAACTTCGGCGTCGAGCTGCAAGAACGCCCCAACCGACGCAAATACCTCTGGGTCACCGGTGGCGATCAACGCGCGCCCTCGCATCCGGAAACGGATGTGGCTGTGAACCTAGAAGGTTACATTTCCGTCACCCCGATGCGCGCGGATTACACCGCGCATGATATGCTCGACACCTTCCGGGGGATCGAATGA
- a CDS encoding SDR family NAD(P)-dependent oxidoreductase, which translates to MNDKIALITGASRGLGFACAEALSPAYHVVAVGRTVGGLEDLDDAIKAKGGAATLAPMDVNEADAMAQLCRSIHDRWGKLDLWIHTAVHAAPLAPASHMDQKDWAKSVATNVTAMGTLIPYISPLLGAGSQAVFFDDVSAGEKFFGAYGATKAAQIALVKSWQAECTSTDTKVSILTPNPMPTSTRARFYPGEDRGALTAPRDEATRLLTAAGLL; encoded by the coding sequence ATGAACGATAAAATTGCTCTCATCACCGGCGCATCCCGCGGCCTTGGTTTCGCTTGCGCCGAGGCTCTTTCGCCAGCATATCACGTGGTTGCGGTCGGGCGCACCGTGGGCGGTCTTGAAGATCTGGACGACGCGATCAAAGCCAAAGGCGGCGCGGCGACGCTCGCGCCTATGGATGTGAACGAAGCTGACGCTATGGCGCAGTTGTGTCGCTCGATCCATGACCGTTGGGGCAAGCTGGATCTGTGGATCCATACGGCGGTGCACGCGGCCCCGCTGGCGCCTGCCAGCCATATGGACCAGAAAGACTGGGCGAAATCCGTTGCGACCAATGTGACCGCAATGGGCACGTTGATCCCCTATATCTCGCCGCTTTTGGGCGCGGGCTCACAGGCCGTGTTTTTTGATGACGTAAGCGCCGGCGAAAAGTTCTTTGGCGCCTACGGCGCAACCAAGGCCGCTCAGATCGCCCTTGTCAAAAGCTGGCAGGCGGAATGCACAAGCACGGATACCAAAGTCTCGATCCTGACGCCGAACCCCATGCCAACCAGCACTCGGGCGCGGTTCTACCCCGGCGAAGATCGCGGCGCTCTGACTGCGCCGAGGGATGAGGCAACGCGACTTTTGACTGCGGCAGGTTTGCTCTAA
- the purF gene encoding amidophosphoribosyltransferase: MCGILGISNQSDDVFAEIYDGLLMLQHRGQDASGMVTYNGEFFRERKANGLVKDVFGAGDAEVLTGRVGIGHVRYPTAGSLSASEAQPFFVNAPYGIYLVHNGNITNTAEQGEKVTAKYSRHLRTTSDSEILLNVLADKIFDCIKVNGNSDPVRNIFAGVRMTMERVQGAYSVITMIAGVGLMAFRDPRGIRPLSVGKRVNANGVEEFCFASEDVAFGINGFEKIRDVAAGEAILVDLDGKMHTSQCAEGNLTPCIFEYVYLARPDSLLDGISVYKTQMRMGQTLAEQIKEAGFDIDRIIPVPDSARPVALEVAKSMGIPYREGLVKNRYVGRTFIMPGQAERKKSVRRKLNAVPLEFEGHNVLLIDDSIVRGNTLHKIVEMCREAGAKKVYVASASPPVKFPNVYGIDMPTRHELIAHDKTTEEICAEIGADGLIYQKLEDLIWAAHEGNKDIETFDCSCFDGNYVTGVGEDYLNQLEQSGRVSAKIKDMPAQGASWNAATMAS, from the coding sequence ATGTGCGGCATTCTTGGCATTTCCAACCAAAGCGATGACGTCTTCGCCGAGATCTATGACGGTCTGCTGATGTTGCAGCATCGCGGTCAAGATGCCTCGGGCATGGTGACCTATAACGGAGAATTCTTTCGCGAACGCAAAGCCAATGGTCTGGTGAAAGACGTCTTTGGCGCAGGCGATGCCGAGGTCCTGACGGGCCGCGTTGGTATTGGCCATGTTCGCTATCCGACGGCGGGCTCTCTGAGTGCCTCTGAGGCCCAGCCTTTCTTTGTGAACGCGCCTTACGGGATCTATTTGGTTCACAATGGCAATATCACCAATACGGCCGAACAAGGTGAGAAAGTCACCGCGAAATACAGCCGCCATCTGCGGACAACCTCGGATTCCGAGATCCTGCTGAACGTTCTGGCGGATAAGATCTTTGACTGCATCAAGGTGAACGGCAATTCCGATCCTGTCCGCAACATCTTTGCAGGCGTGCGCATGACGATGGAGCGCGTTCAGGGCGCTTATTCCGTCATCACCATGATTGCAGGCGTGGGCCTCATGGCCTTCCGCGATCCGCGCGGCATTCGGCCCCTGTCGGTCGGCAAGCGTGTGAACGCCAATGGCGTCGAAGAATTCTGCTTTGCGTCTGAGGACGTGGCCTTTGGCATCAACGGCTTTGAGAAAATCCGCGACGTGGCGGCAGGTGAAGCCATTCTGGTCGATCTGGATGGCAAGATGCATACGTCTCAGTGTGCCGAGGGCAATCTGACGCCCTGCATCTTTGAATATGTTTATCTCGCGCGGCCAGATTCCTTGTTGGACGGCATTTCCGTGTACAAAACCCAGATGCGGATGGGTCAAACGCTGGCGGAACAGATCAAAGAAGCCGGTTTTGACATCGACCGCATCATTCCAGTGCCTGACAGCGCCCGTCCGGTGGCGCTTGAGGTCGCGAAATCTATGGGCATCCCATACCGCGAAGGTCTGGTGAAAAACCGCTATGTGGGCCGGACGTTCATCATGCCCGGTCAGGCAGAGCGTAAGAAATCCGTGCGCCGCAAACTCAATGCAGTACCTCTGGAATTTGAGGGCCACAATGTTCTTCTGATCGATGACTCCATCGTGCGTGGGAACACCTTGCACAAAATCGTGGAAATGTGTCGCGAAGCAGGCGCGAAGAAAGTCTATGTGGCTTCTGCCTCACCTCCGGTGAAATTCCCGAATGTCTATGGCATCGACATGCCAACCCGCCACGAGCTGATCGCCCATGACAAAACCACTGAGGAAATCTGTGCAGAGATCGGTGCAGATGGTTTGATCTATCAAAAGCTCGAAGACCTGATCTGGGCGGCCCATGAGGGCAACAAGGACATTGAAACCTTCGATTGCTCTTGCTTTGACGGCAACTATGTCACCGGCGTTGGCGAGGACTATCTGAACCAGCTGGAACAAAGCGGCCGGGTGAGTGCCAAGATCAAGGATATGCCCGCGCAGGGCGCGTCTTGGAACGCGGCAACAATGGCCTCTTAA
- a CDS encoding AAC(3)-I family aminoglycoside N-acetyltransferase, whose translation MTQAKIRQLTAEELPEMRALNALFARCFDDPASYAEKKPDDAYLRALLAKPHVLVMTAHMNGVLCGGLVAYELEKFEQSRSEIYIYDLAVDAGFRRQGVASALIAKISDVAVARGAWVSFVQADYEDAPALALYEKLGIREEVLHFDIPPMGKPAGQGS comes from the coding sequence ATGACGCAAGCCAAGATCCGTCAGCTTACGGCAGAAGAGCTGCCAGAGATGCGCGCGCTGAATGCGCTCTTTGCGCGCTGCTTTGATGATCCTGCGAGTTATGCGGAAAAGAAGCCCGATGATGCCTATCTGCGCGCGCTTTTGGCAAAGCCCCATGTTCTGGTGATGACCGCGCATATGAATGGGGTGCTTTGTGGTGGCTTGGTGGCCTATGAGCTTGAGAAATTCGAGCAGTCGCGCAGCGAGATCTATATTTACGATCTGGCAGTGGATGCAGGGTTTCGCCGCCAGGGCGTCGCCTCGGCTTTGATCGCAAAGATCAGTGACGTTGCTGTGGCGCGCGGAGCATGGGTGAGCTTTGTGCAGGCAGACTATGAGGACGCCCCAGCACTCGCGCTCTATGAAAAACTCGGCATACGCGAAGAGGTTCTGCACTTTGATATCCCGCCGATGGGCAAGCCGGCGGGACAGGGGTCTTAG
- a CDS encoding CvpA family protein, translated as MDGFTIIDGVVAGVIILSALLAYSRGFVREGMAILGWVLAAVLAFVFAPQVEPLVKEIPVLGDYLADSCELAVIAAFAAVFAVALVVVSLFTPLFASMVQQSALGGIDQALGFIFGVLRGILLVAIAFFVYETVMVNQSIDMVDQSRSAQVFSRMTQQIEDRDPQQALGWITTQYEQLVGSCN; from the coding sequence ATGGACGGCTTTACAATTATCGACGGCGTTGTCGCAGGCGTCATCATCCTCTCGGCCCTTTTGGCCTATTCGCGCGGGTTCGTGCGCGAGGGCATGGCGATTTTGGGCTGGGTTCTCGCCGCAGTGCTCGCCTTTGTCTTTGCTCCGCAGGTGGAGCCTCTGGTCAAAGAGATCCCGGTTCTGGGCGATTACCTTGCTGACAGTTGCGAACTGGCCGTGATCGCTGCCTTCGCCGCCGTTTTCGCGGTGGCGCTTGTGGTTGTGTCACTCTTCACGCCGCTTTTTGCCTCGATGGTGCAGCAATCAGCCCTTGGCGGCATAGATCAGGCGCTTGGGTTCATTTTCGGCGTCCTGCGCGGCATCCTTTTGGTCGCGATCGCCTTCTTTGTCTACGAGACCGTCATGGTCAACCAAAGCATCGACATGGTGGACCAAAGCCGCTCGGCGCAAGTCTTTAGCCGCATGACACAGCAGATCGAAGACCGTGACCCTCAGCAGGCTCTGGGCTGGATCACCACCCAATACGAGCAGCTGGTTGGCTCCTGTAACTAA
- the radA gene encoding DNA repair protein RadA, whose product MAKSKTTFSCTACGSVFTKWSGKCDGCGEWNTIVEDTPISSGPSSATLGSSKGKSITLTDLRHEETPPPRTLSGVNELDRVLGGGLVPASAILVGGDPGIGKSTLLLQAAAEFARKGLKTIYVSGEEASAQVRMRAQRLQLTDAPVQLAAETNLRDILTTLDQEKPQLAIIDSIQTMWSDTVGSAPGSVSQVRAAAHELTSFAKRKNMAIVIVGHVTKEGQIAGPRVVEHMVDTVLYFEGERGHQFRVLRAVKNRFGAADEIGVFEMTGRGLSQVTNPSALFLAERGEPAPGSVVFAGIEGTRPVLVELQALVAPSPHAQPRRAVVGWDSSRLAMILAVLEARCGIPFTGLDVYLNVAGGMKISEPAADLAVAAALISAREDSAIPAKTAVFGEISLSGALRPVSQTENRLKEASKLGFTSAIAPVGGKAAKVEGMAQNQFSDLAQFVGDIFGAG is encoded by the coding sequence ATGGCAAAGAGCAAAACCACCTTCTCCTGCACCGCCTGCGGGTCAGTTTTCACCAAATGGTCCGGCAAATGCGATGGCTGCGGCGAATGGAACACCATCGTCGAGGACACGCCGATCTCATCCGGCCCGTCAAGCGCGACGCTTGGCAGTTCCAAAGGCAAGTCGATTACGCTGACTGACCTGCGACATGAAGAGACGCCCCCACCTCGCACGCTTTCCGGCGTCAACGAGCTAGACCGTGTGTTGGGTGGCGGTCTTGTGCCCGCCTCAGCCATCCTTGTGGGCGGAGACCCCGGGATCGGCAAATCCACGCTTCTCCTTCAAGCCGCTGCAGAATTCGCCCGCAAAGGTTTGAAAACCATATATGTTTCCGGCGAAGAGGCCTCAGCCCAAGTCCGCATGCGCGCGCAACGTTTGCAACTGACAGACGCGCCTGTTCAACTCGCCGCCGAGACCAACCTGCGCGATATCCTCACGACGCTTGATCAGGAAAAGCCCCAGCTCGCCATCATCGACTCAATCCAAACCATGTGGAGCGACACCGTCGGGTCCGCCCCCGGGTCCGTCAGTCAGGTCCGCGCCGCAGCCCATGAACTCACGTCATTTGCCAAACGCAAAAACATGGCGATTGTGATCGTGGGCCATGTGACCAAAGAGGGCCAAATCGCAGGCCCCCGCGTCGTCGAGCACATGGTCGACACCGTGCTTTACTTCGAAGGCGAGCGCGGCCATCAGTTCCGCGTGCTGCGTGCCGTCAAAAACCGTTTCGGGGCTGCCGACGAAATCGGCGTCTTTGAAATGACCGGCCGTGGCCTTAGCCAGGTCACTAACCCCTCAGCGCTCTTTCTGGCCGAACGCGGCGAACCCGCGCCGGGATCTGTCGTTTTCGCGGGCATCGAAGGCACCCGCCCCGTGCTGGTCGAGCTGCAAGCGCTCGTTGCCCCCAGCCCTCATGCCCAGCCCAGACGCGCCGTTGTCGGCTGGGACAGCAGCCGCCTTGCGATGATCCTCGCCGTGCTCGAAGCGCGCTGCGGCATCCCTTTCACGGGCCTTGATGTTTACCTTAACGTCGCCGGTGGGATGAAAATCAGCGAGCCTGCTGCCGACCTCGCCGTGGCCGCGGCCCTGATTTCTGCGCGCGAAGACAGTGCGATTCCGGCAAAAACCGCCGTTTTCGGCGAAATTTCACTGTCCGGAGCCCTGCGTCCGGTATCCCAGACCGAAAATAGGTTGAAAGAAGCGTCAAAACTTGGTTTCACATCTGCAATAGCGCCAGTTGGTGGGAAAGCTGCAAAGGTTGAGGGCATGGCCCAAAATCAATTCAGTGATCTGGCGCAATTCGTTGGGGATATATTCGGGGCCGGGTAA
- a CDS encoding paraquat-inducible protein A translates to MLRLLNLSLLILFPISWFAPLMRAGLLPIFGLSEISIISGLASLFQADVVLALIVLLFALFAPIAKTLGLALIHFDLLDRKTLPALTFLGKLAMADIFLIALYITVVKGVGLATVETAWGLYLFTACVLASLAISHLTARAKP, encoded by the coding sequence ATGCTCCGGCTCCTCAACCTCTCCCTCCTCATCCTCTTCCCCATCAGCTGGTTCGCCCCACTGATGCGCGCAGGCCTCCTCCCGATCTTCGGCCTCTCGGAAATTTCCATCATCTCGGGCCTCGCGAGCCTTTTTCAAGCCGACGTCGTGCTGGCGCTCATCGTACTCCTCTTCGCACTCTTCGCTCCCATCGCCAAAACCCTCGGCCTCGCCCTGATCCATTTCGACCTTCTGGATCGTAAGACCCTGCCCGCCCTCACTTTCCTCGGCAAACTCGCTATGGCCGATATCTTCCTGATCGCGCTCTATATTACCGTCGTCAAAGGCGTCGGCCTCGCCACCGTGGAAACCGCCTGGGGCCTCTACCTCTTCACCGCCTGCGTCCTCGCGTCCCTCGCCATCAGCCATTTGACAGCGCGCGCAAAACCCTGA
- a CDS encoding ABC transporter ATP-binding protein, translating to MITLDNVHKSFGPKHVLRGVDLHVPKGESMVIIGGSGTGKSITIKSILGLVTPDQGKVIVDGEDVTHAGIGADRDAFLARFGMLFQGGALFDSLTVWQNVAFRLLRGALKRPKAEAREIAIEKLRRVGLTPDVADLFPSELSGGMQKRVGLARAIAAEPEIIFFDEPTTGLDPIMSGVINDLIREIVVEMGATAMTITHDMTSVRAIADKVAMLHDGVIQWTGPVADMDASGDPYLEQFITGSAEGPIEAVR from the coding sequence ATGATCACGCTTGATAACGTCCATAAATCCTTTGGTCCCAAACACGTCCTGCGGGGCGTTGATCTGCATGTCCCCAAAGGCGAAAGCATGGTGATCATCGGAGGCTCGGGCACCGGGAAGTCCATCACCATCAAAAGCATCCTAGGCCTTGTGACCCCGGATCAGGGCAAGGTGATCGTCGACGGCGAAGACGTCACCCACGCAGGCATTGGTGCTGACCGCGACGCCTTTCTGGCGCGCTTTGGCATGCTGTTTCAGGGCGGTGCCCTCTTTGACAGCCTGACCGTCTGGCAAAACGTCGCCTTCCGTCTTCTGCGAGGCGCGCTCAAGCGCCCCAAAGCAGAGGCGCGCGAGATCGCGATTGAAAAACTCCGCCGCGTAGGCCTGACCCCTGATGTGGCCGATCTCTTTCCGTCAGAGCTCTCAGGCGGCATGCAAAAACGAGTCGGTCTGGCGCGCGCGATTGCGGCGGAGCCCGAGATCATCTTCTTTGACGAGCCGACCACGGGGCTAGATCCAATCATGTCCGGCGTCATCAACGATCTGATCCGGGAAATCGTTGTCGAAATGGGCGCGACGGCCATGACGATTACGCATGACATGACATCCGTGCGCGCGATTGCCGACAAGGTCGCGATGCTGCACGATGGGGTCATCCAATGGACCGGACCAGTTGCGGATATGGATGCCAGCGGTGATCCCTATTTGGAACAGTTCATCACAGGGTCCGCGGAGGGGCCGATTGAAGCGGTGCGATAA
- a CDS encoding MlaE family ABC transporter permease encodes MILLAPLRYLGQLTMAVLATIGQVAIFAAQGISHIFRPPFYFREFLTALLQIGWLSLPVVGLTAFFTGGALALQIYAGGARFSAEAVVPQIVAIGMVRELGPVLVGLMIAARVTSSIAAEIATMKVTEQIDALVTLSTHPMKYLTAPRVLAAFIVVPILVGIGDIIGIYGGFVVGTGQLGFNPASYIKNTVNFLEISDIISSLIKGCAFGGIAATMGCYFGMNSGRGAQGVGEATKSSVQAAAVLILAANFILTSVFFSQ; translated from the coding sequence ATGATCCTCCTCGCGCCACTGCGCTATCTGGGGCAATTGACGATGGCGGTTTTGGCCACCATCGGACAGGTCGCCATCTTTGCCGCCCAAGGCATCAGCCATATTTTCCGCCCACCCTTCTATTTCCGCGAGTTCCTGACCGCGCTCTTGCAGATCGGCTGGCTGTCCTTGCCTGTCGTCGGCCTCACCGCCTTCTTTACAGGAGGCGCTTTGGCGCTCCAGATCTACGCCGGCGGCGCGCGCTTCTCGGCCGAAGCAGTGGTGCCGCAGATCGTCGCCATCGGCATGGTGCGCGAACTTGGCCCTGTTCTTGTGGGCCTCATGATCGCCGCTCGCGTGACCAGCTCGATTGCCGCTGAAATTGCCACCATGAAGGTCACAGAACAGATCGACGCTTTGGTGACGCTCTCGACCCATCCGATGAAATACCTGACGGCACCACGGGTTCTGGCCGCTTTCATCGTCGTGCCGATCCTTGTGGGCATCGGAGACATCATCGGCATCTATGGCGGTTTCGTCGTCGGCACCGGCCAGCTTGGTTTCAACCCTGCAAGCTACATTAAGAACACCGTCAACTTCCTTGAAATATCAGACATAATCAGCTCGCTCATCAAGGGCTGCGCCTTCGGAGGCATCGCGGCCACGATGGGCTGCTACTTCGGTATGAACTCGGGCCGCGGCGCGCAGGGCGTGGGCGAGGCCACCAAGTCCTCGGTCCAAGCCGCTGCCGTTTTGATCCTCGCCGCCAACTTCATTCTCACATCGGTGTTTTTCAGCCAATGA
- the alr gene encoding alanine racemase — translation MATATLTIDLTALTNNWRALDAMTGCETAAVVKADGYGLGADRVARSLANAGARTFFVAATEEAASLRQALGPGPVINIFSGHMAGDTDMISDLHLTPMLNSIDQMLRHVEALPDHPFGIQLDTGMNRLGMEPGEWAALRELAEPQNPTLVMSHLACADEPDHPMNAHQLESFLAMTEGMSTPKSLSATGGILLGKDYHFDMTRPGVGLYGGLPFEKAEPVAHVSIPVIQVRDVAQNESVGYGNTWIAERDSRIATVAAGYADGLIRAMGPKMNLFHGSTACPIVGRISMDMIGVDITHLGEDPRELDILTEDQTVDHLADAAGTIGYEILTSLGARYQRRYSS, via the coding sequence ATGGCCACAGCAACGCTTACCATCGACCTCACGGCGCTGACCAACAACTGGCGCGCTTTGGACGCCATGACAGGCTGCGAAACTGCCGCCGTTGTGAAGGCAGACGGATATGGCCTGGGCGCGGATCGCGTGGCGCGCAGCCTCGCAAATGCGGGCGCGCGCACCTTCTTTGTGGCCGCGACAGAGGAAGCCGCGTCCTTACGCCAAGCGCTTGGCCCCGGGCCTGTGATCAATATCTTTTCGGGCCATATGGCGGGCGACACCGACATGATCAGCGATCTGCATCTGACGCCGATGCTGAACTCCATCGACCAGATGCTGCGCCATGTCGAAGCCCTGCCTGACCATCCGTTCGGCATTCAGCTTGATACCGGTATGAACCGCCTTGGCATGGAGCCCGGAGAATGGGCCGCGCTGCGCGAGTTGGCGGAACCTCAGAACCCGACATTGGTCATGTCTCATCTGGCCTGCGCGGATGAACCGGATCACCCAATGAACGCCCATCAGTTGGAGAGCTTTCTGGCCATGACCGAGGGCATGAGCACACCTAAGAGCCTTTCGGCCACAGGCGGCATCCTCTTGGGCAAAGACTATCACTTCGACATGACGCGCCCGGGCGTGGGGCTTTACGGCGGCTTGCCATTTGAAAAGGCGGAACCGGTCGCCCATGTCTCGATCCCCGTCATTCAGGTGCGCGATGTGGCGCAAAACGAGAGCGTTGGCTATGGCAACACCTGGATCGCCGAACGCGACAGCCGCATTGCAACGGTTGCGGCGGGCTATGCTGACGGTCTGATCCGCGCCATGGGGCCCAAGATGAACCTCTTTCACGGCTCTACCGCCTGCCCCATCGTGGGACGCATTTCGATGGACATGATCGGCGTCGACATCACCCATCTGGGCGAAGACCCGCGCGAGTTGGACATTCTCACCGAGGACCAAACGGTCGACCACCTCGCCGATGCGGCTGGCACTATCGGGTATGAGATCTTGACGTCCTTAGGTGCACGCTATCAACGGCGGTATTCTTCATGA
- a CDS encoding replicative DNA helicase codes for MNELTTINPGVPEAQDGDPMPHSIEAEQQLLGAILTNNDIFDRVASVIDASHFYDPVHSRIYEVAAARIAKNNLASPVTLKAFLEDDEGLKELGGPAYLARLAGAAISAYAAKDYAQMIYDMAIRRELIGLGQSISTRATKMDVTEEPKEQIVQAEQALYKLSEQGKTDSGFVSFLKAVTEAVNTANAAYQRDGGLAGVSTGLIDLDKKLGGLHPSDLLILAGRPSMGKTSLATNIAFNVAKAYKKGIRPDGTEGTIEGGVVGFYSLEMSSEQLAARILSEAAEVPSEQIRKGDMTEQEFRRFVDAAKALEACPLFIDDTPALPIAQLAARARRLKRTHGLDLLIIDYLQLCRGTAENRVQEIGEISMGMKAIAKELNIPVIALSQLSRTVESRDDKRPQLSDLRESGSIEQDADVVMFVFREEYYKERERPGEHDLEKMSMWQEEMERLHGRAEVIIGKQRHGPIGTVDLSFESKFTRFGNLVKQWQQDQQF; via the coding sequence ATGAACGAGCTAACGACGATAAATCCGGGTGTCCCTGAGGCTCAAGACGGCGATCCTATGCCGCATTCGATCGAGGCTGAACAACAGCTTCTCGGTGCGATCCTGACGAACAACGATATTTTCGACCGTGTGGCCTCGGTGATTGACGCGAGCCACTTCTATGATCCGGTCCATTCCCGCATCTATGAGGTCGCCGCCGCACGGATTGCCAAGAACAACCTCGCCTCTCCGGTAACGCTGAAGGCCTTTCTTGAGGATGACGAAGGGCTCAAGGAACTCGGCGGCCCTGCCTACCTCGCCCGCCTCGCAGGCGCTGCGATCTCGGCCTATGCAGCCAAAGATTATGCGCAGATGATCTACGACATGGCGATCCGGCGCGAGCTGATTGGGCTCGGTCAGTCGATCTCCACCCGCGCGACCAAGATGGACGTGACTGAAGAGCCCAAAGAGCAGATCGTTCAGGCGGAGCAAGCGCTCTATAAACTGTCCGAGCAAGGCAAAACCGACAGCGGCTTTGTCTCTTTCCTCAAAGCGGTCACCGAGGCCGTCAACACCGCCAACGCCGCTTATCAGCGCGATGGCGGCCTTGCCGGCGTCAGCACTGGGTTGATCGATCTGGACAAGAAACTCGGGGGGCTGCATCCCTCGGACCTTCTGATCCTCGCGGGTCGTCCGTCGATGGGGAAAACCTCACTGGCGACCAACATCGCCTTTAACGTTGCGAAGGCCTATAAGAAAGGCATCCGCCCAGATGGCACCGAAGGAACAATCGAAGGTGGCGTCGTTGGGTTTTACTCGCTGGAAATGAGTTCCGAACAGCTGGCCGCACGGATCCTGTCTGAAGCCGCCGAAGTTCCTTCCGAGCAAATCCGTAAAGGCGACATGACCGAACAGGAATTCCGTCGCTTTGTTGATGCCGCAAAGGCGCTGGAAGCCTGCCCCCTGTTCATCGACGACACACCCGCGCTGCCGATTGCCCAGCTTGCCGCCCGCGCGCGCCGACTGAAACGGACCCATGGTCTGGATCTCTTGATCATCGACTATCTGCAGCTCTGCCGCGGCACGGCAGAAAACCGGGTGCAAGAGATCGGTGAGATCTCGATGGGGATGAAAGCGATTGCCAAGGAACTGAATATCCCGGTGATCGCCCTCTCCCAGTTGTCTCGTACCGTGGAAAGCCGCGACGACAAACGACCGCAGCTTTCAGACCTGCGGGAATCCGGTTCGATCGAACAGGACGCCGACGTGGTGATGTTCGTGTTCCGCGAAGAATACTACAAAGAACGCGAGCGCCCCGGCGAACATGACCTCGAGAAAATGTCCATGTGGCAAGAGGAAATGGAACGCCTGCACGGTCGCGCAGAAGTCATCATCGGCAAGCAGCGTCACGGCCCGATTGGCACGGTGGATCTGAGCTTTGAGTCCAAATTCACCCGCTTTGGCAACCTCGTCAAACAGTGGCAACAGGACCAGCAGTTCTAA
- a CDS encoding orotate phosphoribosyltransferase, producing MIPTSFPDQKEIARLTARMLLEIKAVNFNTDEPYILASGLPSPSYIDCRKLISYPRIRSTLMDFMSVTVMRNAGFEAFTNIAGGETAGIPFSAFVAERLALPMTYVRKKPKGYGRNARIEGVMTEDDKVLLVEDLTTDGGSKLSFVDAIRETGASCGHTAVIFYYDIFPETVKTLGDHGVELHYLCTWWDVLAEARAQGTFPEETLAEVEKFLNDPRAWQEANKRD from the coding sequence ATGATCCCAACCAGCTTCCCCGATCAAAAGGAAATCGCCCGCCTCACCGCGCGCATGCTGCTTGAGATCAAGGCCGTGAATTTCAACACCGACGAGCCCTATATCCTCGCATCCGGCCTGCCGTCCCCAAGCTATATCGACTGCCGCAAGCTCATCTCTTACCCGCGCATCCGCAGCACATTGATGGATTTCATGTCCGTCACCGTCATGCGCAACGCAGGTTTTGAGGCCTTCACCAATATCGCAGGTGGCGAAACCGCTGGCATCCCATTTTCGGCCTTTGTGGCAGAGCGCCTCGCCCTGCCCATGACCTATGTGCGCAAGAAACCCAAAGGCTATGGCCGCAACGCCCGCATCGAAGGCGTCATGACCGAGGATGATAAAGTCCTTCTGGTCGAAGACCTCACCACCGACGGCGGCTCCAAACTGTCTTTCGTGGACGCAATCCGCGAAACTGGCGCGTCCTGCGGCCACACAGCGGTGATTTTCTACTACGACATCTTCCCCGAGACCGTGAAAACCCTCGGCGATCATGGCGTGGAACTGCACTATCTGTGCACTTGGTGGGACGTGCTGGCTGAGGCCCGCGCGCAGGGCACCTTCCCAGAAGAAACGCTGGCCGAGGTCGAGAAATTCCTCAACGACCCACGCGCCTGGCAAGAGGCCAACAAGCGCGACTAA